A region from the Aegilops tauschii subsp. strangulata cultivar AL8/78 chromosome 5, Aet v6.0, whole genome shotgun sequence genome encodes:
- the LOC109743625 gene encoding uncharacterized protein, which produces MVGSAAYSATSIVVVMAKDKGRGKGTKGGAASSSAANKVDRRPPRITSNVKQNLRIVKFWKDYERRQTTGPQPATRFRKKKIMKEVLPDDTDFYEDPSATLTCTNDGSVEIASPVILVDGYNVCGYWGKLKSDFLNGNQGIARQMLIDELVSFSAVREIKVVVVFDAALSGQSTHTETYKGVDVVYSADLSADCWIEKEVEALVADGCPKVWVVTSDVLEQQLSHGEGALIWSSKRLVKEIKESELELDEELKEIRSTSLQGKIFQHKLKPKVVQGLKNLRNQLEEQERKKK; this is translated from the exons atggtGGGCTCGGCCGCCTACTCGGCGACCTCCATCGTGGTGGTGATGGCCAAGGACAAGGGCAGGGGGAAGGGCACCAAAGGgggcgccgcctcctcctccgccgccaacAAG GTCGACCGGCGGCCTCCGAGGATTACATCTAACGTCAAGCAGAACCTGAGGATCGTCAAATTCTGGAAG GATTACGAAAGGAGGCAAACAACCGGGCCTCAGCCTGCCACCAGGTTCCGCAAAAAGAAAATAATGAAGGAGGTGCTTCCTGATGACACAGACTTCTATGAGGACCCTTCTGCCACTCTTACCTG CACAAATGACGGCAGCGTGGAGATTGCCTCCCCTGTTATTCTTGTGGACGGCTACAATGTATGTGGCTACTGGGGAAAGCTTAAGAGTGATTTCTTGAACGGGAATCAAGGAATTGCGAGGCAGATGCTCATTGATGAGCTGGTATCGTTCAGTGCAGTACGAG AGATAAAAGTTGTAGTGGTATTTGATGCTGCATTGTCTGGGCAATCTACACACACTGAAACTTATAAAGG GGTTGATGTGGTATATTCTGCTGACTTATCTGCTGATTGTTGGATTGAGAAGGAG GTTGAAGCTTTGGTGGCAGATGGATGTCCAAAGGTCTGGGTTGTAACGTCGGATGTACTGGAGCAACAGTTATCACATGGTGAA GGTGCTCTTATTTGGAGCTCTAAAAGACTGGTTAAAGAG ATAAAAGAATCAGAACTGGAGCTTGACGAAGAGCTGAAGGAAATCAG GTCAACATCATTGCAAGGAAAGATTTTTCAGCACAAGCTGAAACCTAAAGTAGTGCAAGGTTTAAAAAATCTTCGGAATCAGCTCGAAGAACAAGAGCGGAAAAAGAAGTGA
- the LOC109743624 gene encoding uncharacterized protein, which produces MSSSSDNPNTVTDRGLFSKSSKDDAADKKKKQEEKTEEEEGGGGFIDKVKDFIHDIGEKIEEAVGFGKPSADVARIHVPHIGLHRADLVVDVLIKNPNPVPIPLVDIDYLIDSDGRKLVAGLIPDAGTIRAHGEETVKVPITLDFDDIRSTYADIKPGSIIPYLLRVIFLVDVPVFGRIKIPLDKSGEIPIPYKPDVDVDKIKFHHFSFEETTATIHLSLENKNDFDLGLNLLQYEMWLGDDSVVEAELTDSTRIEKQGITKMQIPFTFRPKDLGSAVWDMIRGRGTGYSIKGKIDVDTPFGNMKLPIDKVGGTTRLKKDDDDDEE; this is translated from the exons ATGTCGTCGTCGTCGGACAACCCCAACACGGTCACCGACCGCGGCCTCTTCAGCAAGAGCAGCAAGGACGACGCCGCcgacaagaagaagaagcaggaggagaagacagaggaggaggagggcggcggcgggttcATCGACAAGGTCAAGGACTTCATCCACGACATCGGGGAGAAGATCGAGGAGGCGGTGGGGTTCGGCAAGCCCAGCGCCGACGTGGCCCGGATCCACGTGCCCCACATCGGCCTCCACCGCGCCGACCTCGTCGTCGACGTGCTCATCAAGAACCCCAACCCGGTGCCCATCCCGCTCGTCGACATCGACTACCTCATCGACAGCGACGGCCGGAAGCTCGTCGCGGGCCTCATCCCGGACGCCGGCACCATCCGCGCGCACGGCGAGGAGACGGTCAAGGTGCCCATCACGCTCGACTTCGACGACATCCGGAGCACCTACGCGGATATCAAGCCCGGGAGCATCATCCCCTACCTGCTCCGGGTCATCTTCCTCGTCGACGTCCCCGTCTTCGGCCGCATCAAGATCCCGCTGGACAAGTCCGGCGAGATCCCCATCCCGTACAAGCCCGACGTGGACGTGGACAAGATCAAGTTCCACCACTTCTCCTTCGAGGAGACGACGGCCACCATCCACCTGAGCCTGGAGAACAAGAACGACTTCGACCTGGGCCTCAACCTGCTGCAGTACGAGATGTGGCTCGGCGACGACAGCGTGGTGGAGGCGGAGCTCACCGACTCCACCAGGATCGAGAAGCAGGGGATCACCAAGATGCAGATCCCCTTCACCTTCAGGCCCAAGGACCTGGGCTCTGCCGTCTGGGACATGATCAGGGGCAGGGGCACTGGCTACAGCATCAAGGGCAAGATCGATGTCGACACACCCTTTGGCAACATGAAGCTGCCCATCGACAAAGTCGGCGGTACCACTCGCCTCAAgaaggacgacgacgacgacgag GAGTGA